The DNA sequence gagcttcaataatattcaaggcggatgattgcattgtcttactaaacgtttcggaacaaaagggtacccacgggcgtccgcgtcatagtagtaatggccctccccctatgagcaactttccaggcctctcgttcggtcagtttctaccggagaagactcaaaccactttgtaaagactgttgacatctagtggaagccttaggaagtgctaaatgaatcctaactcacggtgtgtttcataggcaaagtgttgaaggtgatttcacaaatcagatttccacttcctgcatggaatcttctcaggttttggcctgccatatgagttctgttatactcacagacaccattcaaacagttttagaaactttaaagtattttctatccaaatctactaattatatgcatattctagttactgggcaggagttgtaaccagattaaattgggtacgttttttatccggccgtgcaaatactgccccctagccccaacaggtactaaactccagacaagcttcaatgccatacaactctccttccgtggcctccaactgctgttaaatgcaagtaaaactaaatgcatgctcttcaaccgatcgctgcctgcacctgcccgcctgtccaggatcactactctggacggttctgaattagaatatgtggacaactacaaatacctaggtgtctagttagactgtaaactctccttgcagactcacattaagcatctccaatccaaaattaaatctagaatcggcttcctatttcgcaacaaagcatccttcactcatgctgccaaacataccctcgtaaaactgaccatcctaccgatccttgacttcggcgatgtcatttacaaaatagcctccaacactctactcaacaaattggatgcagtctatcacagcgccatccgttttgtcaccaaagccccatacactacccaccactgcgacctgtacgctctcgttggctggccctcgcttcatactcgtcgccaaactcactggctccaggtcatctacaagtctttgctaggtaaagccaccatagcagcacccacccatagcacgcgctccagcaggtatatctcactggtcaccgcCAAAGCAAATTGctcatttggctgcctttccttccagttctctgctgtcaatgactgtaatgaactgcaaaaatcactgaagctggagacacatatctccctcattaactttaagcaccagctgtcagagcagctcacagatcactgcacctgtacatagcccatctgtaaacagcccatccaactacctcatccccatactgtatttatttatttatcttgctcctttgcaccccggtatctctacttgcacattcatcttctgcacatctaccattccagtgttcaattgatatattgtaattacttcgccaccatggcctatttattgccttacctcccttatgttacctcatttgcacacactgaatatagactttttctactgtattattgactgtatgtttttttattccatgtgtaactctgtgttgtatgtgtcaaactgctttgctttatcttggccaggtcgcagttgtaaatgagaacttgttctcaactagcctacctggttaaataaaggtgaatgaaaaaaataaaaataaaacaggcGTTGTCCCGAAAATCTCCTCCCTGCCAGAATTCTTCGCCCCTCCTCACGTGAACGCGCACTCACTCagttcttcattgctgcgacttgcttgctagttgagatttctgctcttcactccgttgtcagtttagcctacatttcactggTCTTAGTAGCAGAAAGCTTTTTTTATTTGTGTCCTCCAAGGCAGCTGTCAATGATCACGTTAGGCTGCgtttgatgtgattttctatggcggtttgatcgcgggggaggcactagtaatgtctgtagttttcggtttggctatttgtttcaagtgtattagtctgtaaataaatctctttgccaaaattcgtcatATTTCCCTTGTCTTATTCGACTactagttgttctgaaatgtttattgcttgcctacattttactccctctatgtttaatataacacacatacacaaattatTCATTTCGGTTTCCTATCCTGACGTGGAGTTTGTTCTACataaagtatttgactctgatgtgtgacacacagaaagtatttgactctagccacaaaattaaggaaattagaagggcaAGAAAATGGCCTTGCCGAAATCCCCCCCTCTAATTTCTTTAATTTTGTCACttgagtcaaatactttctgtggcacacatcagagtcaaatgACCTTGGCTAAAgcagatctgattgaatagagcctttAGTGTTTTCATGatgctgtactactgtactaatCCCAGAGTCATTGAAACGGGCATCAACAATGTGCAAAGCATTTATTGATGAGTGACACATCTCACCCGAGATACATGAACAGCACTGTGCTCATCATGAATACATATAAAACACATATTACATGACTGCCATTCTTTACAGTAAATGTGCCATGTGTGATACCAATAGGGCTATGTCAGATAGAACATTTTTTAAGTCTTAGTGTTTTACTGATACCAGACGAGACCTTACTTTTTCTATCAACAGTCATCAATTGATGACTAAATAACCACTCATTTCCAGGTCACATTGCCTAACTGGCAGCAACATGCTCTCCCTTATCCTCAGTCTGCCCAGCCTGGTGATGATTAGGTGGTCGAAGAATGCCAGCTGGTAGGTCTAATACAAGACCCGGTTCTGACTAGATGGGATATGTAGCCTACAGCTTTTGTCAGATTTTACTTTTattagcaggttaggataattaacatagaaGATTAGGTGAATTAGGTTAAGACCTCAGGAAAAGGGttcaggttagctaacatgccaaaacaaatcacatttacACATTCATTTTACAAAAGCTGTAGCTTATCCCCTCTAGCCATGACCTACAAGATCCTCCTCAAGGTTGTTACAAAAAGTGCCTTGCACTCAATAGGTAGGTTAACATTGAATCATTGTGACATGTGTAATGGAAATGGCAGATATAGTAGAacagagtaccacagtatgagccataatacccataaaagctaacagtcaaacagggaaatggttccaatcgtttttccaccattcattccCCCCCATACAGGATTTTTAGCAACCACtacaaataagggctgtgttttgtgtaagcTTACCCTGCTGTGATGATTTGGTAAcggtgtaaatctctctaggtcaAGGTGACTtttaaaaacaacaaatacaCTTTTTCGCAAAAACATTGCTACAGTGTCCAATAAAAATGAAGAGGCTGAAGTGTTTCCATTTAGGCAAATTGCGTGTATGCCCTCCCAGGAgtgcaagtttcaccatggcaCGGACTGTGGGGAGACTTCGCACATAATTATTCCAACATGACACATTTTAGTGAAttattgcattctatccatgctacctgagacatgaaacagacaaGTGCGAGGGCATACAGGCAGGAGGGCATACAGATaggtcaggtcaggtcaaatcgtattggtcacacacacacacacacacacacacacacacacggttagcagatgttattgcgagtgtagcgaaatgcttgtgcatcggaactagaagcacaagaatttctctacactcgcaattacatctgctaaccatgtgtatgtgaccaagaaAATTTGACCTATCTGTATGCCCTCCTGCCTGCCCCCCCACttgtctgtttcatgtctcaggtagcatggatagaatgcaataaTTGACTAATATGTGCCATATTCAAATAATTATTTGTGTCCGTGCCATGGTGAAAATTGCATCCAGCCCTATGGTAATCCTCTGCACCCACTGTGAATATTGACCTTTCCTTCCTTCACTTGAAATCATGGGGGAAGCTTGACACAATTGCTATGACTCAGTCAGTCCACATACAATGCCTAAATTACTGTATGACATCCCTCCAAAGAGTCCCTGCATTCTGTCCCATCTGGTTGTACAGTGACCTCTGACATTCGAGGTCAGTGCTAAGAATCTAATGTGGCTTTCTGGCTGGTGGCCGTGATGGTGAGCGGGGGAGGCTCGATGTTCAGCTCCTCTCTCAGGTCCTCCAGACTCTGCTCCCAGCGGCGCTCGTAGAAGATGCTGAGGACACAGCGGGCCTGCCGGCCATTCCTCACAGCCCACGGTCCCAGGGACGTCACCAAGGGCTCCAGACGACTGCAGGAATGGCACAAGGAAACAATCAGGCCGTAATAATTGCATTACTGTACAGATACCAGACTGTGATGTCAATGGTTATTGTATTACAGAGCAGAAATAATTTACAGTCAAAGCCAATACTCATTAAAATCATGATGACAGACTCCCATTCCCTTCAGTCAATAACTACAGTGTGTTGATCATAACTAGCTCAACTAGCTCTGTGACACTTGCAAATAAAACAACTATATTGTCTTAGTTTCCTGAAGGAAGTCAACCACCTAAATGTCAGTTCTCTTTACACCTCAGGGTGCTGCTCAGGTGTGTGGTTGATTACCAAATATCAGAGGTGTCCAGGAAGTGTATGTTCCATTCACAACCAGTCTCCCTTAGAATATACAGTATAACTTCCTGGAAACCGATGACATCACAGATAAATCTTGGGATGTATTCAATAAACATTGCAGAAATGTAACGAGTAGAGCCAAGACTACTTCCTATTCAACATGGCACACAGTCAGTCTCCTGAAAAGGACCCTGGTTTATATcactacatacagtatgaatAAGAAGAGAGCCTGATGGGCAGCACCTTGTGGACAGACGGAGCGGTCCCAACACTGCTCCCAGAATGCACATGGGCAGGCCAGTTTGAGCAGCCTCAAACCACTTTACTGCCACTTCACCTGAGTTTGAGGAAGTGAGAAAGAAAAGACATGTAGTGAAACACACTAATACCAATACTCTCAGTGAATCCCCTTTCCCCAGACTCACCCAGCATGTTAGTGGGCATGCCTAGTAAGGTGTGTAGTAAATCGTGGACTTCTCGGTACCTCTGCATGACGTACGCTAACTCCTCATTATCCACAAATTTCACGTTCACCCTCGAGTCAGGGGTCACCCTCTGAGAACGAGAGACGTAGAGGGATACGAGGATTGGCAAATAACCACTACGCTTCCTCTGTAAAGAGATCCATTATGTCCTTCACAAACTCACATTGTCCTCAAGGAAGCGCAGGTACTCTCTCCCAAAGGATCCATCTGGAAGGGAGGCCATCTTGGACAGATCCAGTGTGGATAGTCGGATCCGTGGGCGCTCACTTACACAGAAATAGGTGAAACATACGCACATGAGCATTCACAGACAAGCAATTGTATACACAACTTATTTAAAATCATAGAGATGTATAT is a window from the Salmo trutta chromosome 23, fSalTru1.1, whole genome shotgun sequence genome containing:
- the coq4 gene encoding ubiquinone biosynthesis protein COQ4 homolog, mitochondrial, translating into MNDTVMTRHHFRFIFGIMRMCQPPHNIEMLRSLLVSSRRSTGRGAFMFEALCVRQQHRGVNSVDGQYDGLYPGHIPTSPIQKALLAVGSGVAALQDPYRHDMVAVLGETTGHLALMTLRDRMRGDPEGYTILTERPRIRLSTLDLSKMASLPDGSFGREYLRFLEDNRVTPDSRVNVKFVDNEELAYVMQRYREVHDLLHTLLGMPTNMLGEVAVKWFEAAQTGLPMCILGAVLGPLRLSTSRLEPLVTSLGPWAVRNGRQARCVLSIFYERRWEQSLEDLREELNIEPPPLTITATSQKATLDS